tgtgtgtgtgtgtgtgtgtgtgtgtgtgtttgtgtttgtgttgtgaagAAGGGGGTGCAGGCCACAGGGTCCCTACTCCCTCAGTTTTCGGTGctctgcttggtgtgtgtgtctgtgtgtgcgtgtgtgtgcgtgtgtgtgtgtgtgtgtgtgtgtgtgtgtgtgtgtgtgtgtgtgtgtgtgtgtgagtgtgtctgcatgtttaCAGGAAGAGTAAacagagagtacacacacacacacacacacacacacactcagggctggGCAGCGCCTGCTGGACACACTCGCAGGGCCACAATGAGAGGAAGGAAAGATGGATGGGCCACGGCTGACTCttctctcgtctcgtctcgtgaTGCAGCTgagctgctcctctctctctcttcttgcatATTTTGCTCttgttgtgtttttctctgtctcagtcCTCATTTCATCTGGTTTCtttatctgtccatctctctctctctctctgtctctctctctgtctctttttctcccttccaGTGACTCTTTTGTTTCTCTTGTTCTTCATGTTTCTTATCCTTTCACAGTCACTCTCCTTTTTAGGTTTGTTGATGCTCTctcagtctctatctctccctctgtctatctgtctccccttccgctctctctctctctcccccctctctctctatctctctgtcctctctctatccctctctctttgctgtgtgtctgaatgtggtATTTGTGCTCTCTCCCAGGGACACGGCAGGGCAGGAGAGATTTAGGACCATCACCACCGCATACTACAGAGGAGCCATGGTGaggactatacacacacacacacacacacacacactcacagagatatATAGGCTCGGATAAatggtatgacacacacactcgcttaaATCTACACAGAGAGATTGACAAAGACAAGGCAGGCAGACATGCCTTTAGGAATGACCCATAACCATGCAtatatgcacaaacatacagcaTACACATAGAAAACAGACTAGCACTgccgtacatacagtacatgcatcacacacacacacacacacacacacacacacacacagatggacatgaACCTCAGCCTGTGCATAGACCCACTCTCCTTCAGTATGTCCACTCAGTCACTGAATGTCCCCTCCCACTCTTTGTTGAAGTACTATGCATTGTGTCAAAGATGGGGATTGAATTTCAACACTGCGAGAGCAACACTATTGTGATCTGCACAGACTTGCACAATGCCCCAGCCTAGTATCTTACTGTAGGCAACTCTTACAGTGGTCTCAAAGTTCAGACAACCCAGAGGAATGGAGGATCTTGTTGcatctctccaccccctctctctggcctGTCACTCTTAGATGTTGACTCAAGAATGTGCACCCAGCCAGCGCAAGCACCAGTTAACCCTCTGCTGTGCAGCCGTTTGCAGTGTGTCTGATattcacattctcacacatacacacacacacacacacatgcacacacacatgcacgcgcacacacacacacacacacacacacacacacacatgcacgcgcacacacacacacacacacacacacacacacacacacacacacacacacacatgcacgcgcacacacacacacacacacacacacacaagcacacacacacacacacacacacacacacacacacacacacagacacacatagggTGTTGTGGACTAGAGTAGTGCTCTaacttgtgttttgtgtggtctTTCAGGGCATAATGCTGGTATATGATATCACAAGTGAGAAATCCTTTGAAAACATCAAGAACTGGATTCGAAATATTGAAGAGGTAACATGAACGCTCAAGGCAATGACAGTAGAGTTTGATCTTTGCCGCTTGAGAAGTGATGAAACAGACTTccattaaaacattaaaaaaatgtttgttgttttaaGAGACCATCTCCTGGTCTGCCACCTACAGGACAAATGTTGTATCTGCTTCTATTTGTTACTGTGCTGTTTCCTGCTTTGCTGCTTAGTCAGCATACTAATCAAGCTGTGCTCTTTGGACtgccccccacccaaccccccccccccccccccccaccctgtacccccacccaacccccacccaGCATGCGTCATCAGACGTGGAGAGGATGATCCTTGGAAACAAGTGTGACATGAATGACAAGAGACAGGTGTccaaagagaggggagaaaaggtGAGCTCACTGGTATTAGCCCTGTCACCGGTCACCTCCACCAGGCACCTCCACCGGTCACTGTCTGTTCTGTACTTGGATATAGAACATGCAGTCCTCATAAACACTATCATATGGCCATGCTGCTCACGTGGTGCTTCACTTGCTCTGTCTCTATCAAGTTACTTAATCATcaggatgtttgtttgtttgtttgtttttagttgGCGATAGACTATGGGATCAAGTTCTTGGAAACTAGTGCCAAATCCAGTTTAAATGTTGAAGAGGTGAGTCCCTTTCCACATATGGAGGACCAATATTTGTGTGACCCTGAATAAATAACCATGACATTTTACTTCCAATaaaccctctccttctcctctctcctttggctgtctgtctgcctgtttgtctgtctctgtctctgtctctgtcgctTTCTCACTCTTGCTTtttataatctctctctctctctctctcttcaaggCCTTTTTCACATTGGCCAGAGATATCATGGCTCGACTCAACAGAAAAATGGTAAGCTTCCTCTAGCACACACTGGTGCCATACACACAATAAGATATCTAGTCTCAAAGGTGTCTGTGTGAAAAGCATCCTGAGCAAATTAAAAACCTTAATATAACTGTTTCAAAGTAGTTTTGGTGGTAAACTATCTTGTAATAACCTGTAATGCCTTCCCAACCTTTGGAAAGCCAGTCTTGGAACTTCACTCTCCCTCGATCTGGAGAATCACAAATTGCCTTACGGCAATtgtgcaataggctactatttgcATAAAATCTTGTTATATTACCTTGTCTGTCAACAAGATTATCGTTGCCAGTATGTAAATAAATCCACATGTATCGTGTCCAGGGGGATGGGTGGTAACCATGAGTGGTATTTATGACAGATGtgtggaacacaaacacactgcaacTGTAGCGGGAGCCCTGAGGCAAAGACAAACTAAAATAAAGAAATGGGATCCCTTTAAACACGACTCTTGATAGGATTCACTTGACACAAGTTAATGGATTATTCCTGAGGCACAAACATGACCCACTAAAGACCTAAGCAGAAGTAttttagtgaaaaaaagaggaagatacCGGAGCAGCAAACAAGTTTAAGAgacttaatgttttttttttttttaacgtaaTGGCGCACAGCAAAAGACTAACGTTTCCATGTTGATTACGTCCTCGTCAGAGTCTGTAGAGTATTTTAGTGTACTTTGAGTGAGCTCGTCTGAAACTGAccactcttcccctcttttcccTGCTGTCTGTGTGGAGCAGAATGACGGCAGTCAGACAGAGAGCGGCGGACCAGTGAAGATCACGGAGAACAAGTCCAAGAAGAGCAGCTTCTTCAGGTGTAGTCTGCTGTGAGGGGGGCAGGGCCACACACGGACTCAGTGACTGGCAAAGCCTGTGCTACTCAAGCATGCAGGTGGGcggacgtctctctctctcttttgcacacacacacacacacacacacccacacacgcacacacacacacgcacgcacatacatacacacacacacacacacgcacacactcatacacacacaaacacacagacactcctaAACGACCACAGACACTCCTAAGGGACCTAAACGAGAGACAGGTGTGTTCTCTGCCTGCTCAGTGTCAGTCGACAGTCAAGACTGGCTCACGTTTCTGTAACCACCCAACCACCTGACCGACCGACGgaccccaccctccaccccaccgCCGTAAGCATGGGTGGGACATTCCGGAAGGACTCTGTGAGTTTGCTCTTTACTCCTGACCCTCGGATTGACACGTGAACTGGAGTATAGCTGGCTGGCCAGAACACCACAAACTCTGGGACAGTACAGGCCCTCGTCTGACACAGATccactttttcacacacacacacacacacacacacacacacacacacacacacacacacacacacacacacacacacacacacacacacacacgcatacacacatacacacacagataaatgcaAGAACCACTTATTCACATACATGTGCagacagtatatacacacacacacacacgtgcagacagtaaacactcacacacacacacacacacacacacagatccgtGGCAGTACAGGGCCGGGACTGACCCA
This sequence is a window from Sardina pilchardus chromosome 10, fSarPil1.1, whole genome shotgun sequence. Protein-coding genes within it:
- the rab8b gene encoding ras-related protein Rab-8B yields the protein MAKTYDYLFKLLLIGDSGVGKTCLLFRFSEDAFNTTFISTIGIDFKIRTIELNGKKIKLQIWDTAGQERFRTITTAYYRGAMGIMLVYDITSEKSFENIKNWIRNIEEHASSDVERMILGNKCDMNDKRQVSKERGEKLAIDYGIKFLETSAKSSLNVEEAFFTLARDIMARLNRKMNDGSQTESGGPVKITENKSKKSSFFRCSLL